One window from the genome of Dasypus novemcinctus isolate mDasNov1 chromosome 26, mDasNov1.1.hap2, whole genome shotgun sequence encodes:
- the TMIE gene encoding transmembrane inner ear expressed protein: MRLWHVVGIFSLFVLSIIITLCCVFNCRVPRTRKEIEARYLQRKAAKMYTDKLETVPPLNELTEIPGEDKKKKKKESVDTVAIKVEEDEKNEAKKKKGEK; this comes from the exons ATGCGCCTGTGGCACGTGGTGGGCATCTTCTCGCTCTTCGTGCTGTCCATCA TCATCACCTTGTGCTGCGTCTTCAACTGCCGCGTGCCGCGGACCCGGAAGGAGATCGAGGCGCGGTACTTGCAGCGGAAGGCGGCCAAGATGTACACGGACAAGCTGGAGACGGTGCCTCCACTCAACGAGCTCACGGAAATCCCCGGAG aggacaagaagaagaaaaagaaggagagcGTGGACACAGTGGCCATCAAGGTGGAAGAGGATGAGAAGAATGAGGCCAAGAAGAAGAAAGGGGAGAAATGA
- the LOC101442373 gene encoding probable threonine protease PRSS50 has protein sequence MAPARRPRTRGQGAPAGALLLLLLLRPAGGSGTSEALGALPATAPPEPRAPCAHRATCSPGQTSTPAAAGGKRPAFSGLRLDLQPSCGMSYEQDVTLRDPEAMARRWPWLVSVRANGTHICAGTLISFQWVLAVAHCLTQRNVYYSVQVGSPLMNETSQYASNISVLQVIVKSQYRARRYWSWIGRANDIGLLKLQLGVKYSKYVWPICLPGLDFEVKDRTLCSVMGWGSPKAHGIWPQSLSIQEKDVTIMNSNECDKFYHKFSNIPSLVRIITAQMMCGEDLDRTEFCYEQTGEPLTCPVEDTWYLVGMVSWGPGCNQGKAPPIYTRVSSHQEWIWDRLNRQPPAQPAPARVLLLALLLLLSLLARL, from the exons ATGGCGCCCGCGCGCAGGCCGCGGACCCGCGGGCAGGGTGCCCCCGCCGgagcgctgctgctgctgctgctgctgcggcCTGCGG GTGGCTCGGGCACGAGCGAAGCCCTGGGGGCCCTGCCTGCGACCGCCCCCCcggagcccagagccccctgcgcCCACCGTGCCACCTGCTCCCCGGGCCAGACTTCCACCCCCGCGGCGGCAGGGGGCAAGCGGCCCGCGTTTTCCGGCCTGAGGCTAGACCTCCAACCCT CCTGCGGCATGTCCTACGAGCAAGACGTCACGCTCAGGGACCCCGAGGCCATGGCTCGGAGGTGGCCGTGGTTGGTCAGCGTGCGGGCCAACGGCACACACATCTGCGCCGGCACCCTCATTTCCTTCCAGTGGGTGCTGGCCGTGGCCCACTGCCTGACCCA GAGGAACGTGTACTATTCGGTGCAGGTGGGGAGCCCGCTGATGAATGAGACGTCGCAGTATGCCTCCAATATCTCGGTGCTCCAGGTCATCGTCAAAAGCCAGTACCGGGCCCGGCGGTACTGGTCGTGGATCGGCCGGGCCAACGACATCGGCCTCCTCAAGCTCCAGCTGGGGGTCAAGTACAGCAAGTACGTCTGGCCCATCTGCCTGCCCGGCTTGGACTTTGAGGTGAAGGACCGGACCCTCTGCTCTGTGATGGGCTGGGGAAGCCCCAAGGCTCACG GCATCTGGCCCCAGTCCCTGTCCATCCAGGAGAAGGACGTCACCATCATGAACTCCAACGAGTGTGACAAATTCTACCACAAGTTCTCCAACATCCCGTCCCTCGTCCGCATCATCACCGCCCAGATGATGTGCGGCGAGGACCTCGACAGGACCGAGTTCTGCTAT GAGCAGACGGGCGAGCCCTTGACCTGCCCGGTGGAGGACACGTGGTACCTGGTGGGCATGGTGAGCTGGGGCCCCGGCTGCAACCAGGGCAAGGCCCCGCCCATCTACACCCGCGTCTCCTCCCACCAAGAGTGGATCTGGGACCGCCTCAACCGGCAGCCCCCGGCCCAGCCAGCCCCGGCCCGGGTCCTGCTGCTGGCCCTCCTgctgctcctcagcctcctcgCCCGCCTCTGA